One genomic segment of Kordiimonas sp. SCSIO 12603 includes these proteins:
- a CDS encoding glutathione S-transferase family protein: MPVLYHHWLSPAARFVRVLLSEKRIDFTLRIEKEWERRPQFLALNPAGEVPVLVMDDGKAYSGVMAIAEFLEEIVPEPPMLFGDADERYETRRLVGWFHTKLGSEVTRHLVQEKLYKRFFGMGEPDSQAIRCAAHNLKTHLKYVSFLVERRHYLAGSQFTMADAAAAAHISVADYFGNIYWQEWPQVKEWYMRVKCRRSVRSLLSDKINGLAPAEHYSELDF, from the coding sequence ATGCCCGTACTTTATCATCACTGGCTCAGTCCTGCCGCCCGTTTTGTTCGTGTGCTTCTTAGTGAAAAGCGCATTGATTTCACGTTGCGTATTGAAAAAGAGTGGGAGCGCAGGCCACAGTTTTTGGCACTTAACCCGGCTGGTGAAGTTCCAGTTCTGGTGATGGATGACGGCAAAGCTTATTCGGGCGTAATGGCAATCGCTGAATTCCTTGAAGAAATCGTACCTGAACCACCAATGCTGTTTGGGGATGCTGATGAACGCTATGAAACCCGGCGGCTTGTGGGTTGGTTTCATACCAAGCTTGGTTCTGAAGTAACGCGCCATTTGGTGCAGGAAAAGCTCTATAAGCGTTTCTTTGGTATGGGCGAGCCAGATTCGCAGGCAATTCGCTGTGCGGCCCATAACCTCAAAACCCACCTGAAATATGTTTCGTTCCTTGTGGAGCGCAGGCATTATCTAGCCGGTAGCCAGTTCACCATGGCGGATGCGGCAGCAGCGGCGCATATCTCTGTGGCTGATTATTTTGGTAATATCTATTGGCAGGAATGGCCGCAGGTAAAAGAATGGTATATGCGCGTGAAGTGTCGCCGGTCTGTTCGCTCACTTTTATCTGATAAAATCAATGGCTTAGCGCCTGCTGAGCATTATTCCGAACTGGATTTCTGA